CCAGGACGGCGCCGCAGGACTCGCAGACCGACCGGGAGGTTCCCCACCAGGATCGGCCCTGCACGGACCGGTGCGCCGCGGTCTCCAGGAAGGAGGCGGCGCAGGCTCCCCCGGCGGCGCAGAGGAGGAGGAAGGCTCCTTCGACGAACCCCAGGGCGGAACACTCCATGACCTTGTCAACTCCTCGGACAGCTTCGAGAATGAGGGGGCACCGACCCCACGGAAGGAGAGGAAGCCCATGCCCATCGTCCAGATTCATCTGCTGGAGGGACGCACCCTGGAGCAGAAGCGCAAGGTGGTGGCGGACGTGACGAACTGCATCTGCCAGGACCTGGAGGTACGCCCGGAACAGGTGCGCATCATCCTGGAGGAGATGCCCCGGGAGCACTACGCCATCGCGGGGACCCTGGTCTCGGACCGGGCCTGACCGGGGGGATCACCCCTCGAAGAAGTGCCCCTCCCTCATGGCCTCCACAAACCGGCGGTGCTGCCAGAGCCACTGTTCCGGGTGCCGCCGGATGGCCCCTTCCAGGGCCGCGTTGACCCGGGCGGTACCCTCCCGGACCCGGGCCTCCCGGTCCCCCGGGACCTCCCAGTCCACGGGGGAAAACCGGATCCGGTGACGGAAGGGGGCCTCCCGCCAGGACTCCACCATCACCACGGGACACCCCGTGAGATGGGCGAACACCGAGGGCCCCGGCACGGTGGAGGTGACCACCCCGAAGAAGGGCGCCTCCACCCCCTTGGGGCCCCCGTGCTGGTCCGACACGATCCCCAGGATCTCCCCCCGGCGCAGCACCCCCACCGCCCGGGTCATGGGGGCCTCCTTGTCCAGGGTCTTCAGGCCGCTGCGCTCCCGGAAGGCCTCCAGAAACCCCGCGTCCTCCGGGTCGTCGGGAGGGCGGACGATGGCGCAGAGGGGATACCCCGCCTGGGCCATCCAGGCGGCGCAGAGTTCCCAGTTCCCCAGGTGGGGGGTCACCAGGACGACCCCCTTTCCCTCTCCCCGGGGCCGGTCCAGCCACTCCCGCCCCCGGGCCTCCTCCACCCACTCCAGGGCCTGCCGAGGCTCCCGGTCCAGGACCAGGCACTCCACGGCGGACCAGGCCAGATGGCGCACGCAGCCTCGGTAGAGGGCCCGGCGTTCCTCCGCCGTCTTCTCCGGGAAGGCCAGGCGCAGGTTCCCCAGGGCCACGGCGCGACGGGGACGGGCCAGCAGCACCGCCCCCTCCAGGAGCCCCACCAGGGCCGAGGCGCTCCACCCGGGGCGGAGGCGCCGTCCCAGGGCGCAGACCAGGGCGGTCTTCCAGGACACGCAGATTAGCCCCGACGCAGCAGGTGGAACCGCTTCTTGCCCAACCGGAGGAAGAGGTACCGGTCAAAGAGCAGCTCCGAGGGCTCCACGGCCGCGTCCTCACGCTCCACCTTGCGGCCGTTGCAGGACACCCCGCCGCCCTTGAGGAGGCGCTTGGCCTCCCCCTTGGAGGGACAGGCGCCGCTCTCCGCCAACAGGTCCGCCAGGGACCGGGGCAGGTCCCCCGGCAGGGGGGCGGTGGGGATCTCGTCCACCAGGGTCTCCAGCACCTGGGCGTCCAGGCGGGAGAGGTCGAACTCCCCGAAGAGCAGCTCGCTGGCCCGGGCGACCCGTTTGGCCACCTCTTCCCCGTGGACCCGACAGGTGAAGTCCCAGGCGAGACGCTTCTGGCCGGTGCGGCGCTCCGGAGCGGCGGCCTGCTCCGCAAGCAGCGCCCCGATCTCCTCGTCCTCCCAGAAGGTGTACATGCGCAGGAGCTTGGGCAGGTCCGCGTCCTCCGTGTTGATCCAGAACTGGTAGAACCGGTAGGGGGAGGTCCGCTCCGGGGAGAGGTACACCGCCCCCTGTTCGGACTTGCCGAACTTCTGTCCCGAGGAGGTGAGCAGCAGGGGGAAGGTGGCGGCGTAGGCCTGCACCCCTTCCTTCTTGCGGATCAGGTCGATGCCCGCGATGAGGTTACCCTGCTGGTCGTTGCCCCCCATCTGGAGCAGGCAGCCCTGGGTCCTGTAGAGGTGGTGGAAGTCGAAGGCCTGGAGGAGCATGTAGGACAGCTCCGTGTAGGTGATGGACTTCTCCGGGTCCTCCAGGCGGCTGCGGATGTACTCCCGGTTGATCATATAGTTCACGGAGAAGTACTTCCCCGTGTCCCGGAGGAACTCGATGTAGCCCTGCTTCTTGAGCCAGTCGTAGTTGTTCACCAGCAGAGCCGCGTTGGGAGTGCGGTCGAAGTCCAGGAACCGCTCCAGCTGGCCACGGATGCAGCCCATGTTGTGGACCACCTGCTCCTCCGAGAGGAGCTGCCGCTCCTTGGTCTTGCCGGAGGGGTCCCCGATGAGTCCCGTGCCGCCCCCCACCAGGGCCATGGGACGATGCCCCAGACGCTGGAGCCACGCCAAACCCATGATGGGCACCATGTTCCCCACGTGGAGGCTGTCCGCGGAGGGGTCGAAACCCACGTAGCCCGTCACCATCTCCCGCTCGAACAGGGAGGAGAGTTCCTCCGGCTGGCTACACCATTCGATGAGCCCCCTGCGGCTCAGCACCTCCAGGGCATTCTTCCGTTCCGTCATGTCCTTGCCTCCTTCACTTCCCGGAAGCCCCGCCGGGGCCCCCGACCCTTTCCGATCCGTCCCGGACGACGGCGCCGGGGTTCAGCGCCCGTACCACTTCAGGGTGCCCCCGTCCGGGCGGTCCCACACCAAGAGGAAGGGGTGCAGGGTACGCAGGAATCCCCGAAGGGCGTCCCCCGCCTGCTCCTCGAAGGGGTTCTTCAGTTCCTGCCCCGTGAAGAGTTCGTCCAGGGCCGTCAGCTCCCCCAGGGTGTCCGCCAGCTTGGGCAGGTCCGCGTAGATCCAGCCCCAGCCTCGCACGGTCTCGCCCCCGAAGGGAGGGCCCTCGGGAGAGAGGGGCCGAATGCCCTCGGGCTTCGCCAGCCCCAGGAGGGCGTCGCTGCGGTTCGCCGCCGCCAGGAAGGTGAAGGGCAGCTCCGTGGCGCCCCCGTGGTCGTACCCCTCCAAGGCGGTGGGTTTGGTCCCCAGGAAGAGCTTCTGCCACACCGCATCCGCCAGGGCCTGCCCCGCCTCCCCTCGGCCGGGAAAATCCGCCAGAAAGCCGGGAAGGTCGAACCACAGGACCTGGGTCTTCCCCCCCAGACTCAACACCAGGGGGCCCCGAAGCAGGGTCCCGATGGTCTCTTTGGGAAGGGCCAGCTCCTCCAACCACCCCTTCAGCCGGTCCAGCCCGGGGAAACGGCGAAGGTCCTCTTCGCCCATCTTCGGCAGGTTGACCCCCAGGGCCAGCACGGGGGGATCCCCCAGGGAGAAGGGCTGGCGATTCCAGGTGAGGGACTCGGGCTTCTCCTCCCCCCAGGGGAAGGAAGCCCCTCGGACCCTCCACTTGGCCTCCCCCAAGGGACCTCCGGGACCCGGGACCGCCGCGGGAAGCAGGTATCGCCAGGCCATCTCCAGAAACAGGGGAGCCCCCCGGGAGGGGGAATCCTTTTCCCCCGAGGCACGGTCCAGCCAGCCCCCGTCGCAGGCCAGCAGGTGCCCCCTCCACCGGGGCTCCAGCTCCCAACGCAGGGACAGAGACTTCTTCGCCCCCGCGGCCACCTGCTTCATGGCCTCCAGGTCCTCCTGGCTCCGGGCGAAGAGCACTCGCTCCCCCTCCAGGGCCAGGAAGCCCGCCGGGTCCTCCCGGGCATCGAGGACCCGGAAGGCCCCCAGAGCCCCGTCGAACTCGTAGCGGAAGGGACGCTCTCCTCCCCCGGTCCAGGACGCGGGGACCTGTCCACGGCGCAGCGAGTCCAGCTCCCCCTTCTCCGGCAGGAAGACCCCCAGGGGGTTCCCCTCCTGCCCGAAGGGAAGAAAGAGGGCGGTTCGCCGCACCTGCCCCGCCAGGAGGGCCGGGAGATCCAGCTCCCGATCCTCCTGCCCCAGGCGTCCCAGTCCCCCCGCCAGGTCTGCCAGACTTTCTCGGGAAAGCCCCTTCTCCTCCAGCTGCACCAGAACCCAGGGGACGCCGTCCCCGGGCTCGGGAAAGACCGCAAGGGCCTGGTCCCCTCGGGAGGGCAGTCCCAGGAAGATCCACGCCCCCAACAGACCCAGCAACCCCAACACCACCAGGGCGAGGATCCCATGTCCCACCTTGGGGAGAACTCTCCCCAAGGCCCTCAGGATCCGTTCCCGAAGGAGGACCACCCCGCCCGCTTCGGGAAACCGCCACCGCAAGCCCTTCACGACCTTCCCTCCATCCCTTCCCGGCGGCTCTCCGTCGGGATCAGCGCCGCGCCGGTTCCGGCGCCTTCCGAAGCCGCCCCACCGTCTTCAGCAGGGTACGGCTGGATTCCAACAAAGGCAACAATTCCTGGAGGTTTTCCTCCTCCTCCAGCCCCTCTCTCAGGGAAACGGTCAGGCTGGCGATGTCCCCCAGCAGGGAGAGCACTTCCTCCCGCCGGTCCGCCCGGACGGGAGCCCACTCCTGGGCGGGCACGTAGAGCCGCTCCGCCCGCTTGAGGTCCATCTCCTCCCCCTTGTGGGGCACCACGGCCTGGTAGCCCAGTTCCCGCAGCCCCTGAGCCAGGGCCTCGGAGGAGGTGGGTTCCCCGTGGGTCACCAGGAACACCGGGGCGGAGTCGAAGTGTCCCGCCCAGGCGAGGAGGTCCTTGCGGTCCCCGTGGGCGGAGAAGCCGTTGACGGTGTGCACCTTGGCCTGCACCGTCACCTCCTCCCCGGCGATGCGCAGGACCTTCTCCCCCTCCACGAGGCGGCGCCCCAGGGTGCCCCGGGCCTGGTAGCCCACCAGCACCACGTGGCAGTTCTCCTGCCAGAGGTTGTGCTTCAGGTGGTGCACGATGCGCCCCCCCGTGCACATGCCGCTTCCCGCCAGCACCACCGCGTGCCCGATCTGGTTGATGGCCCGGCTGTCGTCCACCGTGGCCACGTGCCTCAGGTTCCGGGGGGAGAAGGGGTCCTCCCCCTTGCGGAAGCGGCCCTGAAGCTCCTGGGAGAGCAGCTCCGGGTGGCCCCGGTAGATGTCCGTGGCCTTGACCCCCATGGGGGAGTCGAAGAAGATGGGCACCCCGTTCTTCGAGGGGAGGGCCCGCTGGAGCAGGTCCAGCTCGTAGAGCACCCGCTGGGCCCGATCCACCACGAAGGTGGGGATGAGCACCTTGCCCTTCTCGTTCAGGGCCTGTTCCAGGATGGACTGGAACTCCGCCCGGGTCTCCTCGTTGGACCGGTGCAGCCGGTCCCCGTAGGTGGACTCGATGACCACGAAATCCGCGTCCTCAATGACGGAGGGTGTCTTCTCCATCACCGTCCTCATGGGCCCCAGGTCGCCGGAGAAGACCACCTTCACGTCCCGCAGGGGCCCCAGCCACACCTCGATCATGGCGCTGCCCAGGATGTGCCCCGCGTCCCGGAAGCGGACCTGCACCTCCGGGCTGAGGCGGATCATCTCATCGTAGGACAGGGGCTGCAACAGGGAGATGGCCCGCTCCACGTCCTCCAGGTCGTAGAGGGGCTCCACCGGGGGCAGGCCCTTGCGGGCGTTCTTGCGGGTCTTCCACTCCGCCTCCTCTTCCATGAGGTGCGCCGAATCCCGCCAGAGCACCTCGCAGAACTCCACCGTGGCGGTGGTGGCCCAGATGCGCCCCTTGAAGCCCCGCTTCGCCAGGAGGGGAAGCAGCCCGCTGTGGTCCATGTGGGCGTGGGTCAGGAGCACCGCGTCCACGGAACCGGGGTTGTAGGGGAACTCGTCCCGGTTCTGAGCCTCCTCGTCCCGCCCCTGGTGAAGACCGCAGTCCACCAGGATGCGGCTGTTCTCGGTCTCCAGAAGGTAGTTCGAACCGGTGACTTCCCCTGCGGCTCCCAAAAACTTCAAGTTCATCCGAGAAAACCCTCCCTCTCCCGTGGTCCCAAGGACGACGCCGGGTCAGACTCGCTTCCGCAGACGGCAGAGAATCTCCGTCCCCCTGCCCGGAGCGGTGCGCACCTCCAGGCTGCCCCCGATCAGGGCCATGCGCTCCTGCATGTTCGCCAGTCCCCGGTGCCCCTGAAGCCGCAGGGCCCGGAGGTCCTCAGGGAAGACGAAGCCCGTCCCGTCGTCCCGAAGGGAAAGGGTCCACTCCCCTTCCGCCTCCGACAGGGAGACCTCCACCCGGCGGGCCTTCCCGTGGCGCACCGCGTTGTGCACCCCCTCCTGCACCACCCGAAAGAGGGCCAGGGTCTCCTCCCGATCCAGTTCCGGGTGGACCAGGCACTCCAGACGCAGGTCCACGGGCCACTGCTGCTGGAGCCGGGCCACCAGCTCCGTCAGGGCCTGTTCGAATCCCAGCTCCAGCCAGGGGGGGTTCAGCTCGTCGCACAACCCCCGCAGCTCCTTCACGCACTCCTGGGCGATGCCCTCCGCCAGGCGAAGCTGCTCCTCCAGGGCGGCGGGGTCCTTCGCCTCCATCCGGGCCAGGCGGACCCGCTGGATCAGGGCCGTCACGTCCTGCAGGGGGCCGTCGTGGATCTCCCGGGAGAGGTGGGACTTCTCCTCCTCCTGCACCCGGATCAGGTCCCCCACGTACCGTTTGGTCAGGGAAGCCCGGTCAATGGCCGTAAGGGCCAGGTGGGAGATGGTCCGGCGCAGCCGCTGAAGCTCCAGCACCGCCGGGAAGGGCTCCGGCGCCGGGGCGTCCTCCCCCCACCGCAGGGCCGCCACCTCCGCCCCGAGGTGCCGGAGGGGCCACACCACCCAGCGGGCGAAGGCCCCCACCGCCAGAAGACTCCAGACGCCCACGAACCCCACAAAGAAGGGCCACAGGGTGGCCACCCGGAGCACCGGCCCCAGCAGCTCGTCCCAGGAAACCGCCGCCACCACGAAGAGCTGGTTTCCCGCGGCGGGGTAGGCCGCCACGGTGTAGCGCTCCCCCCGGTTCCCCCGGGCCTCCACCGCCTCTCCCAGGGGCATCCCCCGCCTCCAGAGGAGGGTCAGGGGCTCCGCCCCGGGGGTTCCCAGGAGAAAACGCCCCTGGGTGTCCATCACCGCCACCAGCCCGGGAACCAGCAGGTCCCGGGAGAGAAACCGCAGCCCCATGAGACCGTGGTGGGTCCCGTAGGCCTGAGCCTGGAGGTTCCAGGCCCCGTCCAGACGGTTCGCCATGCTCTCCGCCAGGTTGCGCACGTAGGAGCGGGTGACCGACTCCAGCGCCTTCTGGGCCTGTACCAACCCCAACCCCGAACCCGCCACCACCGCCACGGAGGGCAGGAGGACGGACAGGGTCAGGAAGAGGAGAAGGTGTCGCCTCAACCCAGCAGC
The sequence above is drawn from the Aminomonas paucivorans DSM 12260 genome and encodes:
- a CDS encoding 2-hydroxymuconate tautomerase, yielding MPIVQIHLLEGRTLEQKRKVVADVTNCICQDLEVRPEQVRIILEEMPREHYAIAGTLVSDRA
- a CDS encoding lysophospholipid acyltransferase family protein; this encodes MSWKTALVCALGRRLRPGWSASALVGLLEGAVLLARPRRAVALGNLRLAFPEKTAEERRALYRGCVRHLAWSAVECLVLDREPRQALEWVEEARGREWLDRPRGEGKGVVLVTPHLGNWELCAAWMAQAGYPLCAIVRPPDDPEDAGFLEAFRERSGLKTLDKEAPMTRAVGVLRRGEILGIVSDQHGGPKGVEAPFFGVVTSTVPGPSVFAHLTGCPVVMVESWREAPFRHRIRFSPVDWEVPGDREARVREGTARVNAALEGAIRRHPEQWLWQHRRFVEAMREGHFFEG
- the tyrS gene encoding tyrosine--tRNA ligase, whose translation is MTERKNALEVLSRRGLIEWCSQPEELSSLFEREMVTGYVGFDPSADSLHVGNMVPIMGLAWLQRLGHRPMALVGGGTGLIGDPSGKTKERQLLSEEQVVHNMGCIRGQLERFLDFDRTPNAALLVNNYDWLKKQGYIEFLRDTGKYFSVNYMINREYIRSRLEDPEKSITYTELSYMLLQAFDFHHLYRTQGCLLQMGGNDQQGNLIAGIDLIRKKEGVQAYAATFPLLLTSSGQKFGKSEQGAVYLSPERTSPYRFYQFWINTEDADLPKLLRMYTFWEDEEIGALLAEQAAAPERRTGQKRLAWDFTCRVHGEEVAKRVARASELLFGEFDLSRLDAQVLETLVDEIPTAPLPGDLPRSLADLLAESGACPSKGEAKRLLKGGGVSCNGRKVEREDAAVEPSELLFDRYLFLRLGKKRFHLLRRG
- a CDS encoding MBL fold metallo-hydrolase RNA specificity domain-containing protein, encoding MNLKFLGAAGEVTGSNYLLETENSRILVDCGLHQGRDEEAQNRDEFPYNPGSVDAVLLTHAHMDHSGLLPLLAKRGFKGRIWATTATVEFCEVLWRDSAHLMEEEAEWKTRKNARKGLPPVEPLYDLEDVERAISLLQPLSYDEMIRLSPEVQVRFRDAGHILGSAMIEVWLGPLRDVKVVFSGDLGPMRTVMEKTPSVIEDADFVVIESTYGDRLHRSNEETRAEFQSILEQALNEKGKVLIPTFVVDRAQRVLYELDLLQRALPSKNGVPIFFDSPMGVKATDIYRGHPELLSQELQGRFRKGEDPFSPRNLRHVATVDDSRAINQIGHAVVLAGSGMCTGGRIVHHLKHNLWQENCHVVLVGYQARGTLGRRLVEGEKVLRIAGEEVTVQAKVHTVNGFSAHGDRKDLLAWAGHFDSAPVFLVTHGEPTSSEALAQGLRELGYQAVVPHKGEEMDLKRAERLYVPAQEWAPVRADRREEVLSLLGDIASLTVSLREGLEEEENLQELLPLLESSRTLLKTVGRLRKAPEPARR
- a CDS encoding sensor histidine kinase, with the protein product MRRHLLLFLTLSVLLPSVAVVAGSGLGLVQAQKALESVTRSYVRNLAESMANRLDGAWNLQAQAYGTHHGLMGLRFLSRDLLVPGLVAVMDTQGRFLLGTPGAEPLTLLWRRGMPLGEAVEARGNRGERYTVAAYPAAGNQLFVVAAVSWDELLGPVLRVATLWPFFVGFVGVWSLLAVGAFARWVVWPLRHLGAEVAALRWGEDAPAPEPFPAVLELQRLRRTISHLALTAIDRASLTKRYVGDLIRVQEEEKSHLSREIHDGPLQDVTALIQRVRLARMEAKDPAALEEQLRLAEGIAQECVKELRGLCDELNPPWLELGFEQALTELVARLQQQWPVDLRLECLVHPELDREETLALFRVVQEGVHNAVRHGKARRVEVSLSEAEGEWTLSLRDDGTGFVFPEDLRALRLQGHRGLANMQERMALIGGSLEVRTAPGRGTEILCRLRKRV